In Balnearium lithotrophicum, the sequence TTCCTCCAAACGACCAGCTTGACCACATAAGGAAAATCATGGCAATGAAGATGGAGGAGGCTGGTTTAGTCGTTGAGGCTCTCCACCACGAAGTTGCAACAGGTGGACAGTGTGAAATTGACTTTAGGTTCGGAACTTTAGTTGAGACCGCAGACAACATTCAGTGGGTCAAGTACATCGTTAAGAACGTTGCTAAAATGTTTGGAAAAACTGCAACATTTATGCCTAAGCCGCTGTTTGGAGACAACGGAACGGGTATGCATACACACATGTCAATATGGAAGAACGGAGAAAACCTCTTCCACGGAGACAGCTATGCCGGACTCTCAGAAACTGCTCTCTACTTCATAGGTGGAATTATTAAGCACGCAAAGGCCGTCTGTGCATTTACAAACCCAACTGTTAACTCCTACAAGAGGCTCGTTCCCGGATTTGAGGCTCCGGTTAACCTCTGCTACTCTGCAAGGAATAGGTCTGCTGCAATAAGGGTTCCCGTTGTTACCTCATCAAAGGCAAAGAGAATTGAAGTAAGGTTCCCAGACTCATCCGGAGCTCCATACCTTGCCTTTACAGCCCTCCTAATGGCAGGTCTTGACGGAATTGAGAACAAGATTCATCCGGGAGAGCCCGTTGATAAGAACCTCTACGACCTTCCACCTGAGGAACTTAAGGACATTCCTACGGTTCCTGGTTCACTCGAAGAGGCAATTAATGCCCTTGAGAAGGACTACGAATTCCTCACAAAGGGCGGCGTAATGACGGAGCAGTTCTTAGAGGATTACATTGAGTACAAGAGGAAGGAAGAGATTGACCCTGTAAGGTTAAGACCAACTCCTATGGAATTTGTTCTCTACTTTGATGTTTAATTGAATTTTTACCTATCCTGTGATGAAGCCCCCTTTACGGGGGCTTTTTATTTGGAGGAGTAATGAGCGTTTTTGACGAGGCTGCTAAAACTTGGGACTTAAAACCGGAAAGAGTCGATACGGCAAGACGGATTGGAGAGGCAATTGTCTCTCTTCTTCCAGTGTCAAGAAAGTGGAGAGTTTTGGACTTTGGGGCAGGTACAGGATTACTAACCTTCTACTTAGAACCTTTCGTTTCTGAGGTTGTTTCACTTGACAACTCTAAGGGAATGGTTGAGGTACTAAGCGAAAAGATAGAAAAGCTTGGAATAAAAAAGGTTAAGCCGGTCTTGGGAAGCTTTGAAGACACACATTTTGAAGAACCCTTCGATTTAATAGTTTCAAGTATGGCAGTCCACCACGTTAAAGATTTAAAATCTCTGTTTAACTGGTTTTCTTCAAACCTGAAGTCTAAGGGTTTTCTGGCCATTTCAGACCTTGAGAAGGAGGATGGAACGTTTCACAGTAGTAACGAAGGGGTTTACCACTTTGGATTTGATAGGGAGGAAATTTTCAAATTCATGAAGCTT encodes:
- a CDS encoding class I SAM-dependent methyltransferase produces the protein MSVFDEAAKTWDLKPERVDTARRIGEAIVSLLPVSRKWRVLDFGAGTGLLTFYLEPFVSEVVSLDNSKGMVEVLSEKIEKLGIKKVKPVLGSFEDTHFEEPFDLIVSSMAVHHVKDLKSLFNWFSSNLKSKGFLAISDLEKEDGTFHSSNEGVYHFGFDREEIFKFMKLSGIEPVDYRVVKVFHRNNKEYPLFLAVGRKP
- the glnA gene encoding type I glutamate--ammonia ligase, whose amino-acid sequence is MRPQSAKEVVELIQKEGIKFVDLRFTDMFGTWHHITFPAHEISEESFEQGLFFDGSSIRQWQPINASDMMFRLDPTTATIDPLSEIPTLVVIADIVDPVTKEPYHKDPRNIAKKAIEYLKSTGIGDTVYCGPEPEFFIFDDVKYDAGMNYSFYEVDSVEGWWRTGADENPNLGHKIKPKGGYFPVPPNDQLDHIRKIMAMKMEEAGLVVEALHHEVATGGQCEIDFRFGTLVETADNIQWVKYIVKNVAKMFGKTATFMPKPLFGDNGTGMHTHMSIWKNGENLFHGDSYAGLSETALYFIGGIIKHAKAVCAFTNPTVNSYKRLVPGFEAPVNLCYSARNRSAAIRVPVVTSSKAKRIEVRFPDSSGAPYLAFTALLMAGLDGIENKIHPGEPVDKNLYDLPPEELKDIPTVPGSLEEAINALEKDYEFLTKGGVMTEQFLEDYIEYKRKEEIDPVRLRPTPMEFVLYFDV